Proteins from a single region of Meles meles chromosome 10, mMelMel3.1 paternal haplotype, whole genome shotgun sequence:
- the BET1 gene encoding BET1 homolog isoform X1: protein MRRAGLGEGVPPGNYGNYGYANSGYSACEEENERLTESLRSKVTAIKSLSIEIGHEVKHQNKLLAEMDSQFDSTTGFLGKTMGKLKILSRGSQTKLLCYMMLFSLFVFFVIYWIIKLR, encoded by the exons ATGAGGCGTGCAGGCCTGG GTGAAGGAGTACCTCCTGGCAACTATGGGAACTATGGCTATGCTAACAGTGGCTATAGTGCCTGTGAAGAAGAAAACGAGAGACTCACTGAAAGTCTGAGAAGCAAAGTAACTGCCATAAAATCT ctcTCCATTGAAATAGGCCATGAGgttaaacatcaaaataaattattagctGAAATG GATTCACAATTTGATTCTACAACTGGATTTCTAGGTAAAACTATGGGAAAACTGAAGATTTTATCTAGAGGGAGCCAAACAAAGCTGTTGTGCTATATGATGCTAttttcattatttgtcttttttgtcatttattgGATTATTAAACTGAGGTGA
- the BET1 gene encoding BET1 homolog isoform X2, translating into MRRAGLGEGVPPGNYGNYGYANSGYSACEEENERLTESLRSKVTAIKSDSQFDSTTGFLGKTMGKLKILSRGSQTKLLCYMMLFSLFVFFVIYWIIKLR; encoded by the exons ATGAGGCGTGCAGGCCTGG GTGAAGGAGTACCTCCTGGCAACTATGGGAACTATGGCTATGCTAACAGTGGCTATAGTGCCTGTGAAGAAGAAAACGAGAGACTCACTGAAAGTCTGAGAAGCAAAGTAACTGCCATAAAATCT GATTCACAATTTGATTCTACAACTGGATTTCTAGGTAAAACTATGGGAAAACTGAAGATTTTATCTAGAGGGAGCCAAACAAAGCTGTTGTGCTATATGATGCTAttttcattatttgtcttttttgtcatttattgGATTATTAAACTGAGGTGA